The following are encoded in a window of Pseudostreptobacillus hongkongensis genomic DNA:
- a CDS encoding aminopeptidase — protein MDFKYMLSKYAEAIVKIGANVQKGQLVVIRSVTESREFVYELAEQAYKVGASDVQVIWNDDRLTRLRFENVTSETLEDVREWFKDQYKDAVERNAVFISLIGSDPNNLEGIEAEKIKISSIARSKSLKFFSQSLMNDRNSWVVVGAPTKKWANLMFPNLDDEKAVEKLWDTLFYVTRITGEDTIDGWYKHIENLQTRANKLNDYKFKYLKYKTEKGTDLTIELPKGHIWKAAGAKNSKGVEFTANMPTEEVYTLPHKNGVNGRVYSTKPLNYNSNVIDEFYIDFKDGAAVGFDAKKGKEILKTLLETDEGSRRLGEVALVPYDSPISNTNIMFYETLYDENASCHIALGEAYPTCLEGGTSMNEEELSKAGSNTSLVHVDFMIGDETLEIIGVLEDGTEIKVFDKGNWA, from the coding sequence ATGGATTTCAAATATATGTTATCAAAATATGCAGAAGCTATTGTAAAAATAGGAGCAAATGTTCAAAAAGGACAACTAGTGGTTATTAGATCTGTAACAGAATCTAGAGAATTTGTATATGAACTTGCAGAACAAGCATATAAGGTAGGAGCATCAGATGTTCAAGTTATATGGAATGATGATAGATTAACAAGACTTAGATTTGAAAATGTAACTTCTGAAACATTAGAAGATGTTAGAGAATGGTTTAAAGATCAATATAAAGATGCTGTAGAAAGAAATGCAGTCTTTATATCTTTAATAGGATCTGATCCTAATAATTTAGAAGGAATAGAAGCTGAAAAAATTAAGATTTCATCTATAGCAAGATCTAAATCACTTAAGTTTTTCTCTCAAAGTTTGATGAATGATAGAAATTCATGGGTAGTAGTAGGAGCACCAACTAAAAAATGGGCTAATTTAATGTTCCCAAATCTTGATGATGAAAAAGCAGTTGAAAAATTATGGGACACATTATTCTATGTAACTCGTATAACTGGAGAAGATACTATAGATGGTTGGTATAAACATATAGAAAACTTACAAACTAGAGCAAATAAATTAAATGATTATAAATTTAAATATTTAAAATATAAGACAGAAAAAGGAACTGATTTAACTATAGAGTTACCAAAAGGACATATATGGAAAGCAGCTGGAGCAAAAAATTCTAAAGGTGTAGAATTTACAGCTAATATGCCTACTGAAGAAGTTTATACATTACCTCATAAAAATGGAGTAAATGGAAGAGTATATTCAACAAAGCCTTTAAACTATAACTCAAATGTAATAGATGAATTCTACATAGATTTTAAAGATGGAGCAGCTGTTGGATTTGATGCTAAAAAAGGTAAAGAAATTTTAAAAACACTTTTAGAAACAGATGAAGGATCAAGAAGATTAGGAGAAGTAGCTCTTGTTCCATATGATTCACCTATTTCAAATACAAATATAATGTTTTATGAAACTTTATATGATGAAAATGCATCTTGTCACATAGCATTAGGTGAAGCTTATCCAACTTGTCTTGAAGGTGGAACAAGCATGAATGAAGAAGAATTATCAAAGGCTGGCTCAAATACTAGTCTTGTGCATGTTGACTTTATGATAGGAGATGAAACTTTAGAAATTATAGGTGTATTAGAAGATGGTACTGAAATTAAAGTTTTTGATAAAGGAAATTGGGCATAA